One genomic segment of Sorex araneus isolate mSorAra2 chromosome X, mSorAra2.pri, whole genome shotgun sequence includes these proteins:
- the LOC101544362 gene encoding ubiquitin carboxyl-terminal hydrolase 48-like isoform X1, with protein MAPKLQLEKAGWRWVEKILPEDVSQEHVEAAYRIWLEPCIRGICRRNCKGNPNCFVGIGEHIWIGEINENHFHMVDDPDTRRRKENAFVGLTNLGATCYVNTFLQVWFLNLEFRQALYLYPSSYRDYKMCSRIQDGKDYEPQTVCEHLQYLFALLQNSNKRYIDPSGLVKALGLDTEQQQDAQEFSKLFMSLLEDTLSKQKNPRLSNIVQQQFCGEYAYVTVCNRCGNGSELSSKFYELQLNIEGHKLLTDSISDFLKEEKLEGDNRYFCENCQSKQNATRKIRLLSLPCTLNLQLMCFVFDRKTGHKKKLNTYISFSEILDMNPYMEQKGGSCMYELSAVLIHRGSSAYSGHYVANVKDPKSGEWYKFNDENIEKLEGSKLELGIENDIPVSSKFRKPKCGKGIHCSRNAYMLVYRLQTQEKPMTAVPLPDFLKDLVDRDNSKFDKWCAEMTEKRKQNVYKEKAKHEEFKELYPRLAVRTKNEPYEFVSLGWLKTWLSGSKITPPIDNTTYLCPHDKLHPDKMLIMKRISSHAADVFYNRYGGGPRLTAESLCKECVVERCRKIHQKNKLNVDHKIITNMLKESVQDNQGFWVGKFSLRNWRQLALEQIGEQDLDQNNGKMSNYISKTQESKEEGERVTFNEDIVCLHGDLVIAENERRLVSQEIWGKLQYYFPKAPEFPNDKESCPQCKSIEREGEKNNALYKVLASEQKSSLLHLFQDKCRPYLSYWPENTNVLYIVPQIFVEEWRKFIRKPTRCSPVSSIVNSALLCPHGGLMYTIDSMAEEDAKHIAVIWPSEWEMLQKFFAVDQAIKIIRMETEKENDLEIHYISEPNVCLECREGLLCQKQRDLFEYTQATIYILKVVDDKKAMRSSIPVKYDSGFQTEDRDDAVQDDGIKDPDYEDSSGGTKRQRLLCNSQHYANDPKQVRRSTRRKKARGEKALLVSASHTLKDLKIQIMHAFSIAPFDQNLSYEGKPLSDDQATLGTLGITPDSIILLKSDEPALGYIEIDTLPLHSPEEGFKGTCLLKH; from the coding sequence ATGGCCCCAAAGTTGCAGTTGGAGAAGGCAGGCTGGCGCTGGGTGGAGAAAATTCTGCCTGAGGATGTGTCGCAGGAGCATGTCGAAGCTGCCTACCGTATTTGGCTGGAACCCTGCATCCGGGGTATTTGCAGACGAAACTGCAAAGGAAATCCAAATTGTTTTGTGGGAATTGGTGAGCACATTTGGATAGGAGAAATTAATGAAAATCATTTTCATATGGTTGATGATCCTGACActaggaggagaaaagagaatgcATTTGTAGGTCTGACTAACCTGGGAGCGACTTGTTATGTCAATACATTTCTTCAAGTGTGGTTTCTCAACTTAGAATTTCGACAGGCTCTGTATTTATATCCAAGCAGTTATAGGGATTACAAGATGTGCAGTAGAATCCAAGACGGGAAAGATTATGAGCCTCAAACAGTTTGTGAACATCTACAGTACTTGTTTGCCTTGTTGCAAAACAGCAATAAACGATATATTGATCCATCAGGATTAGTTAAAGCCCTGGGCCTAGACACAGAGCAACAGCAAGATGCCCAAGAATTTTCAAagcttttcatgtcccttttggaAGATACTTTGTCTAAACAAAAGAATCCACGTTTGAGTAACATAGTCCAGCAGCAGTTCTGTGGGGAATATGCTTATGTAACAGTTTGCAATCGTTGTGGCAATGGGTCTGAACTTTCATCAAAGTTTTATGAGCTCCAGTTAAATATTGAAGGCCACAAGCTGTTAACAGATTCTATTTCAGattttttgaaagaagaaaaattagaaggAGACAATCGATATTTTTGTGAAAACTGTCAAAGTAAACAAAATGCAACAAGGAAAATTCGGTTACTGAGCCTTCCTTGTACACTGAATCTACAGCTTATGTGCTTTGTCTTTGACCGAAAAACTGGACACAAGAAAAAGCTGAATACCTACATTAGCTTCTCAGAAATTCTAGATATGAATCCTTATATGGAACAGAAAGGAGGATCCTGTATGTATGAACTCAGCGCAGTGCTCATACACAGAGGATCGAGTGCTTATTCTGGGCACTATGTTGCAAATGTCAAAGATCCTAAGTCTGGTGAATGGTATAAGTTTAATGATGAAAACATAGAAAAACTGGAGGGAAGTAAATTAGAATTAGGAATTGAAAATGATATTCCAGTATCTTCTAAGTTTCGTAAACCAAAGTGTGGCAAAGGAATTCACTGCTCTCGAAATGCATACATGTTGGTTTACAGACTGCAGACACAAGAAAAGCCCATGACGGCTGTTCCATTACCAGATTTTCTTAAAGATCTTGTAGACCGGGATAATAGCAAGTTTGATAAATGGTGTGCAGAAATGACTGAGAAGCGTAAACAAAATGTttataaagaaaaagcaaagcatgAAGAGTTTAAGGAGCTATACCCAAGGTTAGCGGTTAGAACGAAGAACGAGCCCTATGAATTTGTCTCTCTTGGGTGGCTGAAAACATGGTTGAGTGGATCCAAAATTACCCCACCTATTGATAATACTACTTACCTGTGTCCTCATGACAAGCTTCATCCTGACAAAATGTTGATCATGAAGCGAATATCCAGCCATGCAGCTGATGTTTTCTACAATAGATATGGAGGAGGGCCAAGACTAACTGCGGAATCTTTGTGTAAGGAATGTGTAGTTGAACGTTGTCGTAAAATACATCAGAAGAACAAACTCAATGTAGATCACAAAATTATTACTAATATGCTAAAAGAAAGTGTACAGGATAACCAGGGATTTTGGGTAGGAAAATTCTCCTTGAGGAATTGGCGCCAACTAGCTCTTGAACAGATAGGTGAGCAAGATCTAGATCAAAACAATGGAAAAATGAGCAACTATATCTCGAAGACGCAAGAGtcaaaggaagaaggagagagagtaacattTAATGAAGACATTGTTTGTCTACATGGAGACTTAGTAATAGCTGAGAATGAAAGAAGGCTTGTTTCTCAAGAGATTTGGGGCAAACTGCAATATTATTTCCCAAAGGCACCTGAGTTTCCAAATGACAAAGAAAGCTGCCCACAGTGTAAGAGTatagaaagagaaggggaaaaaaataatgcctTATACAAGGTCCTTGCAAGTGAGCAAAAGTCGTCTCTTCTGCATTTGTTCCAGGACAAGTGTAGACCTTACCTCAGTTACTGGCCAGAGAATACAAATGTCCTGTACATTGTGCCACAGATCTTTGTAGAAGAATGGCGCAAATTTATTAGAAAACCTACAAGATGCAGTCCCGTGTCATCAATTGTAAATAGTGCTCTCCTGTGTCCCCACGGGGGACTCATGTATACAATAGATTCCATGGCTGAAGAAGATGCTAAACATATAGCTGTTATATGGCCCAGTGAGTGGGAAATGCTGCAGAAGTTCTTTGCTGTGGATcaagcaattaaaataataagaatggaaactgaaaaggaaaatgatCTAGAAATACATTATATTTCGGAGCCCAATGTCTGCTTGGAATGCAGAGAAGGCTTATTATGTCAAAAGCAGAGGGACTTGTTTGAATACACTCAAGCCACCATCTATATCCTTAAAGTTGTGGATGATAAAAAAGCGATGAGAAGTTCTATACCAGTGAAGTATGACAGTGGTTTTCAAACAGAGGATAGGGATGACGCTGTACAAGATGATGGAATAAAGGATCCAGACTATGAAGACAGCAGTGGAGGAACAAAGCGGCAAAGGCTATTATGTAACTCTCAGCATTATGCAAATGATCCAAAGCAAGTTCGAAGAAGTACACGGCGTAAGAAAGCCCGTGGTGAGAAAGCACTTCTTGTTTCTGCTAGTCATACATTAAAAGACTTGAAAATTCAGATTATGCATGCATTTTCAATTGCTCCTTTTGACCAGAATCTTTCCTATGAAGGAAAGCCCTTAAGTGATGACCAGGCCACACTCGGCACTCTTGGTATCACTCCTGACTCCATCATTTTGTTAAAGTCTGATGAACCAGCTTTGGGTTACATTGAAATAGATACCTTGCCATTGCATTCACCAGAAGAAGGATTTAAAGGCACTTGTCTGCTTAAACATTAA
- the LOC101544362 gene encoding ubiquitin carboxyl-terminal hydrolase 48-like isoform X3: MAPKLQLEKAGWRWVEKILPEDVSQEHVEAAYRIWLEPCIRGICRRNCKGNPNCFVGIGEHIWIGEINENHFHMVDDPDTRRRKENAFVGLTNLGATCYVNTFLQVWFLNLEFRQALYLYPSSYRDYKMCSRIQDGKDYEPQTVCEHLQYLFALLQNSNKRYIDPSGLVKALGLDTEQQQDAQEFSKLFMSLLEDTLSKQKNPRLSNIVQQQFCGEYAYVTVCNRCGNGSELSSKFYELQLNIEGHKLLTDSISDFLKEEKLEGDNRYFCENCQSKQNATRKIRLLSLPCTLNLQLMCFVFDRKTGHKKKLNTYISFSEILDMNPYMEQKGGSCMYELSAVLIHRGSSAYSGHYVANVKDPKSGEWYKFNDENIEKLEGSKLELGIENDIPVSSKFRKPKCGKGIHCSRNAYMLVYRLQTQEKPMTAVPLPDFLKDLVDRDNSKFDKWCAEMTEKRKQNVYKEKAKHEEFKELYPRLTAESLCKECVVERCRKIHQKNKLNVDHKIITNMLKESVQDNQGFWVGKFSLRNWRQLALEQIGEQDLDQNNGKMSNYISKTQESKEEGERVTFNEDIVCLHGDLVIAENERRLVSQEIWGKLQYYFPKAPEFPNDKESCPQCKSIEREGEKNNALYKVLASEQKSSLLHLFQDKCRPYLSYWPENTNVLYIVPQIFVEEWRKFIRKPTRCSPVSSIVNSALLCPHGGLMYTIDSMAEEDAKHIAVIWPSEWEMLQKFFAVDQAIKIIRMETEKENDLEIHYISEPNVCLECREGLLCQKQRDLFEYTQATIYILKVVDDKKAMRSSIPVKYDSGFQTEDRDDAVQDDGIKDPDYEDSSGGTKRQRLLCNSQHYANDPKQVRRSTRRKKARGEKALLVSASHTLKDLKIQIMHAFSIAPFDQNLSYEGKPLSDDQATLGTLGITPDSIILLKSDEPALGYIEIDTLPLHSPEEGFKGTCLLKH; encoded by the exons ATGGCCCCAAAGTTGCAGTTGGAGAAGGCAGGCTGGCGCTGGGTGGAGAAAATTCTGCCTGAGGATGTGTCGCAGGAGCATGTCGAAGCTGCCTACCGTATTTGGCTGGAACCCTGCATCCGGGGTATTTGCAGACGAAACTGCAAAGGAAATCCAAATTGTTTTGTGGGAATTGGTGAGCACATTTGGATAGGAGAAATTAATGAAAATCATTTTCATATGGTTGATGATCCTGACActaggaggagaaaagagaatgcATTTGTAGGTCTGACTAACCTGGGAGCGACTTGTTATGTCAATACATTTCTTCAAGTGTGGTTTCTCAACTTAGAATTTCGACAGGCTCTGTATTTATATCCAAGCAGTTATAGGGATTACAAGATGTGCAGTAGAATCCAAGACGGGAAAGATTATGAGCCTCAAACAGTTTGTGAACATCTACAGTACTTGTTTGCCTTGTTGCAAAACAGCAATAAACGATATATTGATCCATCAGGATTAGTTAAAGCCCTGGGCCTAGACACAGAGCAACAGCAAGATGCCCAAGAATTTTCAAagcttttcatgtcccttttggaAGATACTTTGTCTAAACAAAAGAATCCACGTTTGAGTAACATAGTCCAGCAGCAGTTCTGTGGGGAATATGCTTATGTAACAGTTTGCAATCGTTGTGGCAATGGGTCTGAACTTTCATCAAAGTTTTATGAGCTCCAGTTAAATATTGAAGGCCACAAGCTGTTAACAGATTCTATTTCAGattttttgaaagaagaaaaattagaaggAGACAATCGATATTTTTGTGAAAACTGTCAAAGTAAACAAAATGCAACAAGGAAAATTCGGTTACTGAGCCTTCCTTGTACACTGAATCTACAGCTTATGTGCTTTGTCTTTGACCGAAAAACTGGACACAAGAAAAAGCTGAATACCTACATTAGCTTCTCAGAAATTCTAGATATGAATCCTTATATGGAACAGAAAGGAGGATCCTGTATGTATGAACTCAGCGCAGTGCTCATACACAGAGGATCGAGTGCTTATTCTGGGCACTATGTTGCAAATGTCAAAGATCCTAAGTCTGGTGAATGGTATAAGTTTAATGATGAAAACATAGAAAAACTGGAGGGAAGTAAATTAGAATTAGGAATTGAAAATGATATTCCAGTATCTTCTAAGTTTCGTAAACCAAAGTGTGGCAAAGGAATTCACTGCTCTCGAAATGCATACATGTTGGTTTACAGACTGCAGACACAAGAAAAGCCCATGACGGCTGTTCCATTACCAGATTTTCTTAAAGATCTTGTAGACCGGGATAATAGCAAGTTTGATAAATGGTGTGCAGAAATGACTGAGAAGCGTAAACAAAATGTttataaagaaaaagcaaagcatgAAGAGTTTAAGGAGCTATACCCAAG ACTAACTGCGGAATCTTTGTGTAAGGAATGTGTAGTTGAACGTTGTCGTAAAATACATCAGAAGAACAAACTCAATGTAGATCACAAAATTATTACTAATATGCTAAAAGAAAGTGTACAGGATAACCAGGGATTTTGGGTAGGAAAATTCTCCTTGAGGAATTGGCGCCAACTAGCTCTTGAACAGATAGGTGAGCAAGATCTAGATCAAAACAATGGAAAAATGAGCAACTATATCTCGAAGACGCAAGAGtcaaaggaagaaggagagagagtaacattTAATGAAGACATTGTTTGTCTACATGGAGACTTAGTAATAGCTGAGAATGAAAGAAGGCTTGTTTCTCAAGAGATTTGGGGCAAACTGCAATATTATTTCCCAAAGGCACCTGAGTTTCCAAATGACAAAGAAAGCTGCCCACAGTGTAAGAGTatagaaagagaaggggaaaaaaataatgcctTATACAAGGTCCTTGCAAGTGAGCAAAAGTCGTCTCTTCTGCATTTGTTCCAGGACAAGTGTAGACCTTACCTCAGTTACTGGCCAGAGAATACAAATGTCCTGTACATTGTGCCACAGATCTTTGTAGAAGAATGGCGCAAATTTATTAGAAAACCTACAAGATGCAGTCCCGTGTCATCAATTGTAAATAGTGCTCTCCTGTGTCCCCACGGGGGACTCATGTATACAATAGATTCCATGGCTGAAGAAGATGCTAAACATATAGCTGTTATATGGCCCAGTGAGTGGGAAATGCTGCAGAAGTTCTTTGCTGTGGATcaagcaattaaaataataagaatggaaactgaaaaggaaaatgatCTAGAAATACATTATATTTCGGAGCCCAATGTCTGCTTGGAATGCAGAGAAGGCTTATTATGTCAAAAGCAGAGGGACTTGTTTGAATACACTCAAGCCACCATCTATATCCTTAAAGTTGTGGATGATAAAAAAGCGATGAGAAGTTCTATACCAGTGAAGTATGACAGTGGTTTTCAAACAGAGGATAGGGATGACGCTGTACAAGATGATGGAATAAAGGATCCAGACTATGAAGACAGCAGTGGAGGAACAAAGCGGCAAAGGCTATTATGTAACTCTCAGCATTATGCAAATGATCCAAAGCAAGTTCGAAGAAGTACACGGCGTAAGAAAGCCCGTGGTGAGAAAGCACTTCTTGTTTCTGCTAGTCATACATTAAAAGACTTGAAAATTCAGATTATGCATGCATTTTCAATTGCTCCTTTTGACCAGAATCTTTCCTATGAAGGAAAGCCCTTAAGTGATGACCAGGCCACACTCGGCACTCTTGGTATCACTCCTGACTCCATCATTTTGTTAAAGTCTGATGAACCAGCTTTGGGTTACATTGAAATAGATACCTTGCCATTGCATTCACCAGAAGAAGGATTTAAAGGCACTTGTCTGCTTAAACATTAA
- the LOC101544362 gene encoding ubiquitin carboxyl-terminal hydrolase 48-like isoform X2, with product MAPKLQLEKAGWRWVEKILPEDVSQEHVEAAYRIWLEPCIRGICRRNCKGNPNCFVGIGEHIWIGEINENHFHMVDDPDTRRRKENAFVGLTNLGATCYVNTFLQVWFLNLEFRQALYLYPSSYRDYKMCSRIQDGKDYEPQTVCEHLQYLFALLQNSNKRYIDPSGLVKALGLDTEQQQDAQEFSKLFMSLLEDTLSKQKNPRLSNIVQQQFCGEYAYVTVCNRCGNGSELSSKFYELQLNIEGHKLLTDSISDFLKEEKLEGDNRYFCENCQSKQNATRKIRLLSLPCTLNLQLMCFVFDRKTGHKKKLNTYISFSEILDMNPYMEQKGGSCMYELSAVLIHRGSSAYSGHYVANVKDPKSGEWYKFNDENIEKLEGSKLELGIENDIPVSSKFRKPKCGKGIHCSRNAYMLVYRLQTQEKPMTAVPLPDFLKDLVDRDNSKFDKWCAEMTEKRKQNVYKEKAKHEEFKELYPRLAVRTKNEPYEFVSLGWLKTWLSGSKITPPIDNTTYLCPHDKLHPDKMLIMKRISSHAADVFYNRYGGGPRLTAESLCKECVVERCRKIHQKNKLNVDHKIITNMLKESVQDNQGFWVGKFSLRNWRQLALEQIGEQDLDQNNGKMSNYISKTQESKEEGERVTFNEDIVCLHGDLVIAENERRLVSQEIWGKLQYYFPKAPEFPNDKESCPQCKSIEREGEKNNALYKVLASEQKSSLLHLFQDKCRPYLSYWPENTNVLYIVPQIFVEEWRKFIRKPTRCSPVSSIVNSALLCPHGGLMYTIDSMAEEDAKHIAVIWPSEWEMLQKFFAVDQAIKIIRMETEKENDLEIHYISEPNVCLECREGLLCQKQRDLFEYTQATIYILKVVDDKKAMRSSIPVKYDSGFQTEDRDDAVQDDGIKDPDYEDSNLKIQIMHAFSIAPFDQNLSYEGKPLSDDQATLGTLGITPDSIILLKSDEPALGYIEIDTLPLHSPEEGFKGTCLLKH from the exons ATGGCCCCAAAGTTGCAGTTGGAGAAGGCAGGCTGGCGCTGGGTGGAGAAAATTCTGCCTGAGGATGTGTCGCAGGAGCATGTCGAAGCTGCCTACCGTATTTGGCTGGAACCCTGCATCCGGGGTATTTGCAGACGAAACTGCAAAGGAAATCCAAATTGTTTTGTGGGAATTGGTGAGCACATTTGGATAGGAGAAATTAATGAAAATCATTTTCATATGGTTGATGATCCTGACActaggaggagaaaagagaatgcATTTGTAGGTCTGACTAACCTGGGAGCGACTTGTTATGTCAATACATTTCTTCAAGTGTGGTTTCTCAACTTAGAATTTCGACAGGCTCTGTATTTATATCCAAGCAGTTATAGGGATTACAAGATGTGCAGTAGAATCCAAGACGGGAAAGATTATGAGCCTCAAACAGTTTGTGAACATCTACAGTACTTGTTTGCCTTGTTGCAAAACAGCAATAAACGATATATTGATCCATCAGGATTAGTTAAAGCCCTGGGCCTAGACACAGAGCAACAGCAAGATGCCCAAGAATTTTCAAagcttttcatgtcccttttggaAGATACTTTGTCTAAACAAAAGAATCCACGTTTGAGTAACATAGTCCAGCAGCAGTTCTGTGGGGAATATGCTTATGTAACAGTTTGCAATCGTTGTGGCAATGGGTCTGAACTTTCATCAAAGTTTTATGAGCTCCAGTTAAATATTGAAGGCCACAAGCTGTTAACAGATTCTATTTCAGattttttgaaagaagaaaaattagaaggAGACAATCGATATTTTTGTGAAAACTGTCAAAGTAAACAAAATGCAACAAGGAAAATTCGGTTACTGAGCCTTCCTTGTACACTGAATCTACAGCTTATGTGCTTTGTCTTTGACCGAAAAACTGGACACAAGAAAAAGCTGAATACCTACATTAGCTTCTCAGAAATTCTAGATATGAATCCTTATATGGAACAGAAAGGAGGATCCTGTATGTATGAACTCAGCGCAGTGCTCATACACAGAGGATCGAGTGCTTATTCTGGGCACTATGTTGCAAATGTCAAAGATCCTAAGTCTGGTGAATGGTATAAGTTTAATGATGAAAACATAGAAAAACTGGAGGGAAGTAAATTAGAATTAGGAATTGAAAATGATATTCCAGTATCTTCTAAGTTTCGTAAACCAAAGTGTGGCAAAGGAATTCACTGCTCTCGAAATGCATACATGTTGGTTTACAGACTGCAGACACAAGAAAAGCCCATGACGGCTGTTCCATTACCAGATTTTCTTAAAGATCTTGTAGACCGGGATAATAGCAAGTTTGATAAATGGTGTGCAGAAATGACTGAGAAGCGTAAACAAAATGTttataaagaaaaagcaaagcatgAAGAGTTTAAGGAGCTATACCCAAGGTTAGCGGTTAGAACGAAGAACGAGCCCTATGAATTTGTCTCTCTTGGGTGGCTGAAAACATGGTTGAGTGGATCCAAAATTACCCCACCTATTGATAATACTACTTACCTGTGTCCTCATGACAAGCTTCATCCTGACAAAATGTTGATCATGAAGCGAATATCCAGCCATGCAGCTGATGTTTTCTACAATAGATATGGAGGAGGGCCAAGACTAACTGCGGAATCTTTGTGTAAGGAATGTGTAGTTGAACGTTGTCGTAAAATACATCAGAAGAACAAACTCAATGTAGATCACAAAATTATTACTAATATGCTAAAAGAAAGTGTACAGGATAACCAGGGATTTTGGGTAGGAAAATTCTCCTTGAGGAATTGGCGCCAACTAGCTCTTGAACAGATAGGTGAGCAAGATCTAGATCAAAACAATGGAAAAATGAGCAACTATATCTCGAAGACGCAAGAGtcaaaggaagaaggagagagagtaacattTAATGAAGACATTGTTTGTCTACATGGAGACTTAGTAATAGCTGAGAATGAAAGAAGGCTTGTTTCTCAAGAGATTTGGGGCAAACTGCAATATTATTTCCCAAAGGCACCTGAGTTTCCAAATGACAAAGAAAGCTGCCCACAGTGTAAGAGTatagaaagagaaggggaaaaaaataatgcctTATACAAGGTCCTTGCAAGTGAGCAAAAGTCGTCTCTTCTGCATTTGTTCCAGGACAAGTGTAGACCTTACCTCAGTTACTGGCCAGAGAATACAAATGTCCTGTACATTGTGCCACAGATCTTTGTAGAAGAATGGCGCAAATTTATTAGAAAACCTACAAGATGCAGTCCCGTGTCATCAATTGTAAATAGTGCTCTCCTGTGTCCCCACGGGGGACTCATGTATACAATAGATTCCATGGCTGAAGAAGATGCTAAACATATAGCTGTTATATGGCCCAGTGAGTGGGAAATGCTGCAGAAGTTCTTTGCTGTGGATcaagcaattaaaataataagaatggaaactgaaaaggaaaatgatCTAGAAATACATTATATTTCGGAGCCCAATGTCTGCTTGGAATGCAGAGAAGGCTTATTATGTCAAAAGCAGAGGGACTTGTTTGAATACACTCAAGCCACCATCTATATCCTTAAAGTTGTGGATGATAAAAAAGCGATGAGAAGTTCTATACCAGTGAAGTATGACAGTGGTTTTCAAACAGAGGATAGGGATGACGCTGTACAAGATGATGGAATAAAGGATCCAGACTATGAAGACAGCA ACTTGAAAATTCAGATTATGCATGCATTTTCAATTGCTCCTTTTGACCAGAATCTTTCCTATGAAGGAAAGCCCTTAAGTGATGACCAGGCCACACTCGGCACTCTTGGTATCACTCCTGACTCCATCATTTTGTTAAAGTCTGATGAACCAGCTTTGGGTTACATTGAAATAGATACCTTGCCATTGCATTCACCAGAAGAAGGATTTAAAGGCACTTGTCTGCTTAAACATTAA